One Silurus meridionalis isolate SWU-2019-XX chromosome 10, ASM1480568v1, whole genome shotgun sequence genomic window carries:
- the LOC124392127 gene encoding uncharacterized protein LOC124392127 isoform X1 → MISAGLRQIISARQSSLNKHFYVDYNVDESHFYLTESSSSVSLVIIGVRETDLGFYYCGGRNDETHIQFGKLIRLNFTGGSNNGSSSEASDSQPPARNVNDWIRNVIVMCVCFVSVLITICMCVFCSRVLASSVTPPTPLIRLKTFIIPLFSTKECPLHLLRTSSQTAGLIPNCYLTAAETLTSTSCQMLMTHNSSSPLLLYSFIFCFDLSMFIWFILI, encoded by the exons ATGATCTCAGCAGGGTTGAGGCAGATTATATCAGCCAGACAAAGCAGCCTGAACAAACACTTTTATGTGGATTATAATGTAGATGAGAGTCACTTTTATTTAACAGAAAGCAGCAGTTCAGTCAGTTTAGTGATTATTGGAGTTCGAGAGACGGATCTGGGGTTTTATTACTGTGGAGGACGAAATGATGAGACACACATTCAGTTTGGGAAACTCATCAGACTGAACTTTACAG gtggCAGCAATAATGGATCTTCATCTGAGGCTTCAGATTCACAGCCGCCTGCTAGAAATGTTAACGACTGGATTAGAAATGtgattgtaatgtgtgtgtgcttcgtCTCCGTCCTAATAAccatctgcatgtgtgtgttctgcagcagGGTTCTAG CTTCTTCAGTCACACCACCGACTCCACTGATAAG gctgaaaacatttattataccaCTGTTCAGTACAAAAGAATGTCCACTGCATCTGCTACGAACATCAAGTCAGACTGCAGGACTGATTCCTAACTGTTACCTCACAGCTGCAGAGACACTGACAAGCACAAG TTGCCAAATGCTGATGACCCACaactcctcctctcctctcctcctttattcatttattttctgctttGATCTCAGTATGTTTATCTGGTTTATTCTCATATAA
- the LOC124392127 gene encoding uncharacterized protein LOC124392127 isoform X3 — MISAGLRQIISARQSSLNKHFYVDYNVDESHFYLTESSSSVSLVIIGVRETDLGFYYCGGRNDETHIQFGKLIRLNFTGGSNNGSSSEASDSQPPARNVNDWIRNVIVMCVCFVSVLITICMCVFCSRVLASSVTPPTPLISCQMLMTHNSSSPLLLYSFIFCFDLSMFIWFILI, encoded by the exons ATGATCTCAGCAGGGTTGAGGCAGATTATATCAGCCAGACAAAGCAGCCTGAACAAACACTTTTATGTGGATTATAATGTAGATGAGAGTCACTTTTATTTAACAGAAAGCAGCAGTTCAGTCAGTTTAGTGATTATTGGAGTTCGAGAGACGGATCTGGGGTTTTATTACTGTGGAGGACGAAATGATGAGACACACATTCAGTTTGGGAAACTCATCAGACTGAACTTTACAG gtggCAGCAATAATGGATCTTCATCTGAGGCTTCAGATTCACAGCCGCCTGCTAGAAATGTTAACGACTGGATTAGAAATGtgattgtaatgtgtgtgtgcttcgtCTCCGTCCTAATAAccatctgcatgtgtgtgttctgcagcagGGTTCTAG CTTCTTCAGTCACACCACCGACTCCACTGATAAG TTGCCAAATGCTGATGACCCACaactcctcctctcctctcctcctttattcatttattttctgctttGATCTCAGTATGTTTATCTGGTTTATTCTCATATAA
- the LOC124392127 gene encoding uncharacterized protein LOC124392127 isoform X2, with the protein MISAGLRQIISARQSSLNKHFYVDYNVDESHFYLTESSSSVSLVIIGVRETDLGFYYCGGRNDETHIQFGKLIRLNFTGGSNNGSSSEASDSQPPARNVNDWIRNVIVMCVCFVSVLITICMCVFCSRVLASSVTPPTPLIRLKTFIIPLFSTKECPLHLLRTSSQTAGLIPNCYLTAAETLTSTSFFC; encoded by the exons ATGATCTCAGCAGGGTTGAGGCAGATTATATCAGCCAGACAAAGCAGCCTGAACAAACACTTTTATGTGGATTATAATGTAGATGAGAGTCACTTTTATTTAACAGAAAGCAGCAGTTCAGTCAGTTTAGTGATTATTGGAGTTCGAGAGACGGATCTGGGGTTTTATTACTGTGGAGGACGAAATGATGAGACACACATTCAGTTTGGGAAACTCATCAGACTGAACTTTACAG gtggCAGCAATAATGGATCTTCATCTGAGGCTTCAGATTCACAGCCGCCTGCTAGAAATGTTAACGACTGGATTAGAAATGtgattgtaatgtgtgtgtgcttcgtCTCCGTCCTAATAAccatctgcatgtgtgtgttctgcagcagGGTTCTAG CTTCTTCAGTCACACCACCGACTCCACTGATAAG gctgaaaacatttattataccaCTGTTCAGTACAAAAGAATGTCCACTGCATCTGCTACGAACATCAAGTCAGACTGCAGGACTGATTCCTAACTGTTACCTCACAGCTGCAGAGACACTGACAAGCACAAG cttcttctgttag
- the LOC124392118 gene encoding uncharacterized protein LOC124392118 has protein sequence MILLSISIFWLSVCVDPISADPPITVEAHVGSTALLPCNLSKVFTQTPVIRWRADNEFVFERSFNDTHEGPGYEGRVDVPGDELHKGNCSLVLKDVRITDHTFYKSFMVVHVEATNAKDTEISKVQLDVFQSVSAQVGSTAVLPCDWRHLSIQTPHVEWRAGDEIVFERLGKESFQGKGYEGRVDVPEEELLKGNCSLVLKNVSVTDETLYSSYIVVKNINKLVQNIKLSVSEKSEDRKDDPSGEADGMNLLIIITVCIMCSVLLLFIAILIWRKYQCNFTNCRDSSDLRSSISQNNRNEEDLSVSPLKQQANKCEVQENISD, from the exons ATGAtcctcctttctatttccatcttctggctctctgtctgtgtgg ACCCCATCAGTGCAGATCCTCCCATTACTGTAGAAGCTCATGTGGGTTCCACAGCTCTCCTGCCATGTAACCTGAGTAAAGTCTTCACCCAAACACCAGTTATTCGGTGGCGTGCTGATAATGAGTTTGTGTTTGAGCGAAGCTTTAATGATACACATGAGGGTCCAGGATATGAAGGACGTGTGGACGTTCCTGGGGATGAGCTGCATAAAGGAAACTGTTCTCTGGTGTTGAAGGACGTCAGAATCACTGATCACACTTTCTACAAATCCTTCATGGTCGTACATGTGGAGGCTACTAATGCTAAGGACACAGAAATCAGCAAGGTTCAACTTGATg TTTTTCAGAGTGTATCAGCTCAGGTGGGATCCACAGCAGTGCTGCCATGTGACTGGAGACATCTGTCCATCCAAACACCTCATGTTGAGTGGCGTGCTGGTGATGAGATCGTGTTTGAGCGACTGGGTAAAGAGTCATTTCAGGGTAAAGGATATGAGGGACGTGTGGACGTTCCTGAGGAGGAGCTGCTTAAAGGAAACTGTTCCCTGGTGTTGAAGAACGTCAGTGTTACTGATGAAACTTTGTACAGCAGCTACATTGTTGTGAAGAACATCAACAAATTGGTGCAGAACATTAAACTCTCAGTCAGTG AAAAATCTGAAGATAGGAAAGATGATCCCTCAG GTGAAGCTGATGGAATGAACCtgctgatcatcatcactgtttgCATCATGTGTTCagttcttcttttatttattgcaattttAATATGGAGGAAATATCAGTGTAATTTCACAAACTGCAGAGACTCCAGTGATCTCAGGAGCTCCATCTCACAGAATAATAGAAATGAGGAAGATCTCAGTGTATCTCCTTTAAAACAACAAGCGAACAAATGTGAGGTGCAGGAAAACATTTCTGATTGA